From Prunus dulcis unplaced genomic scaffold, ALMONDv2, whole genome shotgun sequence, a single genomic window includes:
- the LOC117612486 gene encoding putative F-box/FBD/LRR-repeat protein At4g03220 has translation METRAAKKRRLLMEQENKHNEKIKDRFSDLPDDVLHHTLSFLPIKSAAHTSNLSKRWRKLWDSCPILDFSKACRPTGLRFEKKPATVGEVYGRHSKVVNGISKVLSDRHENSNIEVFEYAGYMNPSWLLDWVPCLVKHRVEKLVLYVWLVHSLDLPCSLFECNSLRSLTLEATRSEHCLLINNPDTRFWLPSSCARATSGLRSLSLTGVDFAGNVLFSDPTSFPSLEKLTVDHCRRISHLKICCANLKCIEVCNMGIKSLDISGMKLEKLTIKLCFNGCGKGSSVKILAPNLLTFCWNENDFAEKCLIQSFPKLMEGEISSCVLPANVSKVNAQSAANLLSSLSQVGSLCLSYRILEILSKIYLEFGGLPYSFMNLKTLQIYTDLRKADIPAIACIFRSSPAVRNLTITITAGCDIHSPPAGWENQAQSLSSFLCHLKVVNIVVWTNTIHESVINVVRFLLQHGRALQKFVISSWHSMVHDQLATLFPRASTRLEGSWFYTNFVNT, from the coding sequence ATGGAAACCAGAGCTGCAAAGAAGAGAAGGCTTCTTATGGAGcaagaaaacaaacacaatGAGAAAATCAAGGACAGGTTCAGTGATCTTCCAGATGATGTCTTGCACCACACACTCTCCTTCTTACCCATTAAATCTGCTGCacatacaagtaatttatcTAAAAGGTGGAGAAAACTATGGGATTCCTGTCCAATTCTCGACTTCTCCAAAGCTTGTCGTCCGACAGGGCTGCGATTTGAAAAAAAACCAGCTACGGTTGGGGAAGTTTATGGCCGGCATAGCAAAGTAGTTAATGGCATTTCCAAAGTATTGTCTGACCGCCATGAAAACTCTAATATAGAGGTTTTTGAGTATGCTGGTTATATGAACCCTAGTTGGTTGCTTGATTGGGTTCCTTGTCTGGTGAAGCATAGGGTTGAAAAACTTGTTCTCTATGTCTGGTTGGTTCACTCGCTTGACTTGCCTTGCTCTCTATTTGAGTGTAACTCACTGAGGAGCCTCACATTGGAAGCCACTCGTTCTGAACATTGCCTCCTAATTAACAATCCCGACACCCGGTTTTGGCTTCCATCTTCTTGTGCTCGGGCTACTAGCGGCCTTCGCTCTCTGTCTTTAACCGGAGTGGATTTCGCAGGCAACGTGTTATTTTCAGATCCTACTTCGTTCCCTTCCCTTGAGAAATTGACTGTAGATCATTGTAGAAGAATCAGCCATCTAAAAATATGTTGTGCCAACCTCAAATGCATAGAAGTTTGCAATATGGGTATAAAAAGCCTGGACATATCTGGAATGAAACTAGAGAAGTTGACAATCAAACTCTGTTTCAACGGATGTGGCAAGGGAAGTAGTGTTAAGATTTTGGCTCCCAATCTACTAACATTTTGTTGGAACGAAAATGACTTTGCTGAGAAGTGTTTGATTCAGAGCTTTCCAAAGCTCATGGAAGGTGAGATTAGTTCTTGTGTGCTACCAGCCAACGTTAGCAAAGTGAACGCTCAAAGCGCAGCCAATCTTCTTTCCTCACTGTCCCAAGTTGGGAGCCTTTGTTTGTCCTATCGCATTCTTGAGATTTTGTCGAAAATATATCTTGAATTCGGTGGTCTACCATATTCATTTATGAACCTCAAGACCTTGCAAATTTATACTGATTTGAGAAAAGCTGATATCCCGGCTATAGCTTGCATTTTCAGGAGCTCTCCTGCAGTCCGAAATCTCACAATTACGATAACCGCTGGCTGTGATATCCATAGCCCACCCGCTGGCTGGGAAAATCAAGCTCAAAGTTTGAGCTCCTTCCTATGTCACCTAAAGGTGGTGAATATTGTGGTTTGGACAAATACGATACATGAAAGTGTGATTAACGTAGTGAGGTTTTTGCTTCAACATGGAAGAGCCTTGCaaaaatttgtcatttctTCGTGGCACTCCATGGTCCATGATCAACTTGCTACGTTATTTCCCCGGGCATCCACTCGTCTCGAAGGCTCATGGTTCTACACTAATTTTGTAAACACATAG